A section of the Methanosarcina mazei S-6 genome encodes:
- a CDS encoding translation initiation factor IF-2 subunit beta, translating into MYDYEELLNRAMSKMPDTETTDARFVIPEPKLFSEGKTTILDNFGNIADTLNRDPDHLMKYLTRELGTAGKIEGTRAVFQGRFTRAQLSDNIQAYVDEYVMCSECGRPDTQLVRVDRVLVLKCSACGAHRPVKKRKVSNVVVREAIEEGGTYELRIDAVGSKGDGIAKIDKYTVFVPGATKGDVVKVKIKKISGNLAFSERA; encoded by the coding sequence ATGTATGATTACGAAGAGCTTTTGAACCGTGCAATGTCAAAGATGCCGGACACAGAGACTACTGACGCTCGATTCGTAATCCCTGAACCCAAACTCTTTTCCGAAGGCAAAACCACAATTCTGGATAACTTCGGAAATATTGCAGACACCCTTAACCGGGACCCTGACCACCTGATGAAATACCTCACCAGGGAACTGGGGACTGCAGGGAAGATAGAAGGCACACGTGCAGTCTTCCAGGGCAGGTTTACAAGAGCTCAGCTTTCAGACAATATTCAGGCATATGTTGACGAATACGTTATGTGTTCGGAATGCGGACGCCCGGATACCCAGCTTGTCAGGGTAGACAGGGTTCTTGTCCTGAAATGTTCTGCTTGCGGAGCACATAGACCTGTCAAAAAGAGAAAGGTAAGCAACGTTGTTGTCAGGGAAGCCATCGAAGAGGGCGGAACCTATGAACTCCGGATAGATGCCGTTGGGTCCAAAGGTGACGGGATAGCAAAAATAGACAAGTATACAGTCTTTGTGCCCGGAGCCACAAAAGGCGACGTGGTAAAAGTAAAGATAAAGAAGATCAGCGGAAACCTCGCCTTCTCGGAAAGGGCTTGA
- the hepT gene encoding type VII toxin-antitoxin system HepT family RNase toxin, with product MRILAHLRELDESQKDWQRYQNISLEDLKKDRDKRNMVLHAMLVSIQAAIDIATSLIAKEGLGKPATYRETFEILGQAGLISEELAEELSDLAGFRNVLVHIYWQLDFDQVYGILQNDLKTLKSFLQEVKGLLAQDLSTE from the coding sequence ATGAGAATACTTGCCCATTTAAGAGAGCTTGATGAATCCCAGAAAGACTGGCAAAGATATCAGAATATATCGCTGGAAGACCTGAAGAAAGACAGAGATAAAAGGAATATGGTTCTTCACGCCATGCTGGTCAGTATCCAGGCTGCTATAGATATAGCTACCAGTTTGATAGCTAAAGAGGGGCTGGGAAAGCCTGCAACATACAGAGAGACTTTCGAAATATTAGGGCAGGCAGGACTTATCTCAGAGGAACTCGCTGAAGAGCTCTCGGACCTGGCCGGGTTCAGAAATGTCCTTGTCCACATATACTGGCAGCTAGACTTTGATCAGGTATATGGAATCCTGCAAAATGATCTTAAGACTCTTAAATCCTTTTTACAGGAAGTTAAGGGACTATTAGCTCAGGATTTATCTACTGAATGA
- a CDS encoding radical SAM protein: MTPEKKNVPDFPTKNKNIEIFSMPGLSVNLQQREGMTVKLTAQGTLKSACIPVLKKMNSRLQEEKPALVQEDSFIPSAWLPPIPGPAFKRLIFAEVQIALGKYIPETVTIEITRQNSSRYPPGAVADELDTDTIKRVIDEALDLGTLIISFTENDPLLREEIFELIEYVDKKRAIVNCSTWGTDFTKETALRLKKAGLHSLMVGVYSTDPQKHDAVRKSEGSYDRAISTIKLALEAGLLVVMTTHASPSNMKELPALYALASELGVHEFSVWESMPKRKGESVITDRDRRAILEMYHRINSAPEGPRMFSNTYFEGQMMGAMAGRRWMHVTVDGDVKPSPYPPFRFGNVKEVPLKEIWQRIRSYPYFQRQKNLSPMHDPEFMEFVDKIPEEAKLPYPFEKICEK, from the coding sequence ATGACTCCTGAAAAAAAGAATGTGCCGGACTTCCCCACAAAAAATAAGAATATAGAAATTTTCTCCATGCCAGGGCTGTCTGTAAACCTTCAGCAGCGTGAAGGAATGACCGTAAAACTTACGGCACAGGGGACTCTGAAATCCGCCTGTATCCCTGTACTGAAAAAGATGAACTCACGCTTACAGGAAGAGAAACCGGCACTTGTACAGGAAGACAGCTTCATTCCCTCAGCCTGGCTTCCTCCCATACCCGGACCTGCTTTTAAACGGCTTATTTTCGCAGAAGTCCAGATAGCTCTGGGAAAATATATTCCTGAAACCGTTACCATTGAAATTACCCGCCAGAACAGTTCAAGGTACCCCCCAGGAGCGGTCGCTGACGAACTGGATACAGACACAATTAAAAGAGTAATAGATGAAGCGCTGGACCTTGGCACATTAATTATCAGTTTTACCGAGAATGACCCCCTGCTGAGGGAAGAGATCTTTGAACTTATTGAATATGTGGACAAAAAACGCGCTATAGTTAACTGTTCTACATGGGGTACGGACTTCACAAAAGAAACTGCTCTCCGTTTGAAAAAAGCCGGACTTCACTCCCTCATGGTCGGCGTTTATTCGACTGACCCCCAGAAGCATGATGCGGTCCGAAAATCCGAAGGCTCGTACGATCGGGCGATATCAACCATAAAACTGGCTCTTGAAGCAGGGCTTCTGGTTGTTATGACAACTCACGCCTCTCCTTCAAACATGAAAGAACTTCCCGCTCTCTATGCACTTGCATCGGAACTTGGGGTTCATGAATTTTCAGTCTGGGAATCAATGCCGAAAAGAAAAGGAGAGTCTGTGATTACTGACAGAGACAGAAGAGCAATCCTTGAAATGTATCACAGGATTAATTCTGCCCCGGAAGGCCCTCGAATGTTTTCAAATACTTATTTCGAAGGGCAGATGATGGGTGCGATGGCAGGCAGGCGCTGGATGCATGTGACCGTAGACGGAGACGTAAAACCAAGCCCTTATCCCCCATTCAGGTTCGGAAATGTTAAAGAAGTACCCTTAAAAGAAATCTGGCAGAGGATCAGAAGTTATCCTTATTTCCAGAGGCAGAAAAACCTCAGTCCCATGCACGACCCTGAGTTTATGGAATTTGTCGATAAAATTCCAGAGGAGGCAAAACTGCCCTATCCTTTTGAAAAGATTTGCGAGAAATAA
- a CDS encoding 50S ribosomal protein L16, with the protein MVRKPGSMYRNVRQRSFTRRKYMGGVPGSQVIHYDMGDKANTTFPVKISLVAEEKCQIRHTALEAARITANRHLVADAGKMGFYMKLRVYPHEVLRENKQATGAGADRVSSGMRRAFGKNVGTAARVNSMQKLFTVAVEKQNFPAAKKALWHAGQKLPTPVRIVIDEGAELVQ; encoded by the coding sequence ATGGTACGAAAGCCAGGAAGTATGTACAGAAACGTGAGGCAGCGCTCATTTACCAGAAGAAAATACATGGGCGGTGTCCCCGGAAGCCAGGTTATTCACTATGATATGGGAGACAAAGCAAACACAACTTTCCCTGTAAAAATTTCTCTGGTTGCAGAGGAGAAATGCCAGATCAGGCACACTGCACTTGAAGCAGCCCGTATTACAGCAAACAGGCACCTTGTTGCAGACGCAGGAAAGATGGGCTTTTACATGAAGCTCCGTGTTTACCCCCACGAAGTACTCAGGGAAAACAAGCAGGCAACAGGCGCTGGTGCTGACCGTGTATCCAGTGGAATGCGCAGGGCTTTTGGAAAGAACGTCGGTACCGCAGCAAGAGTAAACTCGATGCAGAAGCTCTTTACAGTAGCTGTTGAGAAGCAGAACTTCCCGGCTGCAAAGAAGGCTCTCTGGCACGCAGGACAGAAGCTGCCTACACCCGTCAGAATCGTTATCGATGAAGGCGCAGAACTCGTACAGTAA
- a CDS encoding DEAD/DEAH box helicase gives MIILHAGRVGKQFFLWGESPAENETPVVRRGRKPKTPIVKPYPYDSGFENLSSALELLLGSTDRKKAEKINVWTPTIGGNPVPSSPLVAEISDSKAEPALAPCTVHAYPLEAEEAIVLLCTCMEKKVLAPGIISGNDLLWWADALKFAGSLVAGQKYLPGVRGGEGEYRAFWEPVFSGEDAGKLAKLAKQMPPAARALAPEASSMPPEMPAALAAKQFIEDSLDWIVRSEIGEKKLAKETRKRKSFDSVHDAWVSALRSPEGLIYGDENELLQLAARTREWQRPLTILTTSPFRFCFRLEEPALEEEIEETEETEEIEENEAGKRDTKKGREGIADIEVPEGLWYVRYMLQSYEDPSLLIPVKEAWKPKKGSPLKKYDVKNIRQFLLSSLGQASSISAGIASSLEAPNPSGYSLDTKEAYRFLTESAANLSQAGFGVLLPGWWTRKGTKTHLKAQANVKGKKKLQAGYGLTLDEIVSFDWEIALGDRVLTVRELQALAKLKAPLVKFRGQWVEVNDAEIRAALEFWKKNPNGEASLREVLKLAVGVSEKADGVNVEGLNATGWIGELISRLKDKTGFEELPAPNGFSGTLRPYQFRGYSWLAFLRQWGIGACLADDMGLGKTVQTLALIQHDLEQAKEKAEEKIEEPAEEKIEEKVDGRKAPKPVLLVCPTSVINNWKKEASRFTPELSVMVHHGTSRKKEEEFKKEAMNHAIVISSYGLVQRDLKFLKEVHWAGVVLDEAQNIKNPETKQAKAARALESDYRLALTGTPVENNVGDLWSIMEFLNPGFLGSQAGFKRNFFIPIQAERDQEAARRLKEITGPFILRRLKTDTSIISDLPEKMEMKTYCTLTKEQASLYAAVLEDIREAIEGAEEGIQRKGIILSALSRLKQVCNHPAQFLKDNSTIPGRSGKLARLTEMLDVVLENGEKALVFTQFAEMGKMVKEHLQASFGCEVLFLHGGVPRKQRDRMLERFQEGKEYLPIFVLSLKAGGTGLNLTGANHVFHFDRWWNPAVENQATDRAFRIGQTKNVEVHKFICAGTLEEKIDEIIERKVQVAENVVGTGEDWLTELSNDELKDILALREEAVGE, from the coding sequence ATGATAATTCTTCATGCAGGAAGAGTTGGAAAACAGTTCTTCTTATGGGGTGAAAGCCCGGCAGAAAATGAAACTCCGGTTGTTCGGCGCGGGAGAAAGCCTAAAACCCCTATCGTAAAACCTTACCCTTACGATTCGGGCTTTGAAAACCTGTCTTCTGCCCTTGAGCTGCTGCTGGGCAGTACTGACCGGAAAAAGGCGGAGAAAATCAACGTCTGGACCCCAACTATCGGAGGGAATCCTGTCCCTTCCAGCCCTCTTGTTGCTGAAATTTCGGATTCGAAAGCAGAACCTGCACTGGCTCCCTGTACTGTTCACGCATATCCTCTGGAAGCTGAAGAAGCTATTGTTCTCCTCTGCACCTGTATGGAAAAAAAGGTTCTGGCTCCCGGTATCATCTCGGGAAATGACCTTCTCTGGTGGGCAGATGCCCTGAAATTTGCAGGCTCGCTGGTAGCAGGGCAGAAATATTTGCCTGGCGTCAGGGGCGGGGAAGGAGAGTACAGGGCTTTCTGGGAACCCGTATTTTCCGGCGAAGATGCCGGAAAGCTGGCAAAACTTGCAAAGCAAATGCCTCCTGCTGCAAGGGCTCTTGCTCCTGAAGCCTCTTCCATGCCGCCGGAAATGCCTGCTGCTTTAGCGGCAAAGCAGTTTATTGAAGACTCTCTCGACTGGATAGTCCGGTCCGAGATCGGGGAAAAAAAGCTTGCAAAAGAGACGCGCAAAAGAAAATCCTTTGATAGCGTCCATGATGCCTGGGTTTCTGCTCTTAGAAGCCCTGAAGGGCTGATCTATGGAGACGAAAACGAACTTCTGCAGCTTGCGGCCCGGACCCGCGAATGGCAGCGCCCACTCACCATCCTTACCACTTCTCCTTTCAGGTTCTGTTTCCGTCTTGAAGAACCGGCTTTAGAAGAAGAGATCGAAGAAACTGAAGAAACCGAAGAAATAGAAGAAAATGAAGCCGGGAAAAGAGATACTAAAAAAGGCAGGGAAGGGATAGCTGATATAGAAGTTCCCGAAGGGCTCTGGTACGTCCGTTATATGCTTCAGTCCTACGAAGACCCGAGCCTTCTGATCCCTGTAAAAGAAGCCTGGAAGCCAAAAAAAGGCAGCCCGTTGAAAAAATACGATGTGAAAAACATTCGCCAATTCCTGTTATCTTCCCTTGGACAGGCTTCCAGTATAAGTGCAGGAATTGCTTCGAGTCTTGAAGCTCCCAACCCATCTGGATATTCCCTTGATACTAAAGAGGCTTACCGCTTTCTGACTGAAAGTGCAGCGAATTTAAGTCAGGCCGGTTTCGGGGTACTTCTCCCTGGCTGGTGGACCCGTAAAGGTACAAAGACACACTTAAAAGCCCAGGCTAATGTTAAGGGCAAGAAGAAGTTGCAGGCCGGATACGGGCTTACACTCGATGAAATCGTCAGCTTTGACTGGGAAATCGCCCTTGGAGACAGGGTACTGACAGTCAGAGAACTGCAGGCTCTTGCAAAGCTTAAAGCTCCGCTTGTGAAATTCCGCGGGCAGTGGGTTGAGGTAAACGATGCGGAAATCAGGGCTGCCCTTGAGTTCTGGAAGAAAAATCCCAACGGTGAAGCAAGTCTGCGTGAAGTTCTAAAACTGGCAGTGGGAGTTTCCGAAAAAGCCGATGGTGTGAACGTTGAAGGGCTCAATGCAACCGGATGGATTGGAGAATTAATCAGCCGCTTAAAAGACAAAACCGGGTTTGAAGAACTTCCTGCTCCCAACGGCTTTTCAGGCACCCTTCGGCCATATCAGTTCAGAGGTTACTCCTGGCTGGCTTTTCTGAGGCAGTGGGGTATAGGAGCCTGCCTTGCAGACGATATGGGGCTTGGTAAAACCGTCCAGACTCTTGCTCTTATTCAGCACGACCTGGAACAGGCTAAAGAGAAAGCTGAAGAAAAGATTGAAGAACCGGCTGAAGAAAAGATTGAAGAAAAAGTTGACGGACGTAAGGCCCCAAAACCTGTTCTTCTGGTTTGTCCTACCTCTGTTATCAACAACTGGAAAAAAGAGGCTTCCCGCTTTACGCCAGAACTTTCGGTAATGGTCCACCACGGGACCAGCCGGAAAAAGGAAGAGGAATTCAAGAAGGAAGCCATGAATCATGCTATTGTCATCTCAAGCTATGGCCTTGTGCAGCGGGATCTTAAATTTTTAAAAGAGGTTCATTGGGCAGGAGTTGTACTTGACGAAGCCCAGAACATCAAAAACCCGGAAACCAAACAGGCAAAGGCAGCCAGGGCTCTTGAATCCGATTACCGCTTAGCTCTTACAGGGACTCCGGTTGAAAATAACGTGGGAGACCTCTGGTCCATAATGGAGTTTTTAAACCCCGGCTTCCTCGGAAGTCAGGCGGGTTTCAAGCGGAATTTCTTTATCCCCATTCAGGCAGAAAGGGATCAGGAGGCTGCAAGGAGGCTGAAAGAAATTACAGGTCCCTTCATCCTTCGCCGTTTGAAGACTGACACTTCGATTATCTCCGACCTGCCGGAAAAAATGGAGATGAAGACCTATTGTACGCTGACAAAAGAACAGGCCTCCCTCTATGCTGCAGTCCTTGAAGACATCAGAGAAGCGATTGAAGGAGCCGAAGAAGGCATCCAGAGGAAAGGTATAATCCTGTCTGCCCTTTCCAGGCTCAAGCAGGTCTGCAACCACCCTGCGCAGTTTTTGAAGGACAACTCCACTATCCCCGGCAGGTCCGGAAAACTCGCAAGGCTTACCGAAATGCTGGATGTAGTCCTGGAAAACGGGGAAAAAGCCCTTGTTTTTACCCAGTTTGCGGAGATGGGCAAAATGGTGAAAGAACACCTGCAAGCAAGCTTTGGCTGTGAAGTCCTTTTCCTGCACGGCGGGGTCCCCAGGAAGCAGAGAGACCGGATGCTTGAGAGGTTCCAGGAAGGAAAAGAATACCTCCCTATTTTTGTCCTCTCCCTTAAAGCCGGCGGCACGGGGCTTAACCTCACAGGGGCAAACCACGTTTTCCACTTTGACCGCTGGTGGAACCCGGCTGTTGAAAACCAGGCTACAGACAGGGCATTCCGTATAGGCCAGACGAAAAACGTTGAGGTCCATAAATTCATCTGCGCAGGTACGCTTGAAGAAAAAATCGATGAGATTATCGAACGCAAAGTGCAGGTCGCAGAGAACGTTGTTGGGACAGGTGAAGACTGGCTGACAGAGCTTTCCAACGATGAACTGAAGGATATTCTTGCTCTTAGAGAAGAAGCGGTAGGTGAATAA
- a CDS encoding MogA/MoaB family molybdenum cofactor biosynthesis protein has protein sequence MKESTPEIHKKDAKKSFSFALITISTSRYEKYGNPASPDDAEDLSGKVMKELIEAAGNRVSFYRLVPDEKDSLLDAIFFALESSADIVITSGGTGLAPKDLTIESIAPLFEKDIPGFGELFRYKSLEEIGTSVILTRASAGVIKGKAVFCLPGSPNAVKLALSKIIIPEAGHIVRHVRE, from the coding sequence ATGAAAGAATCTACACCCGAAATTCACAAAAAAGATGCCAAAAAATCTTTTTCTTTCGCTTTAATCACAATTTCAACCTCAAGGTACGAGAAATACGGAAATCCGGCTTCTCCTGATGATGCAGAAGATCTTTCGGGAAAAGTTATGAAAGAACTTATTGAGGCGGCAGGAAACAGAGTCTCTTTCTACAGGCTTGTCCCTGACGAAAAAGATTCACTTCTGGATGCCATTTTTTTCGCGCTTGAAAGTTCTGCAGACATCGTTATAACAAGCGGAGGCACGGGACTTGCTCCGAAAGACCTTACAATCGAGTCCATAGCCCCTCTTTTTGAAAAAGACATCCCTGGTTTCGGGGAACTTTTCAGGTACAAGAGCCTTGAAGAAATTGGCACGTCGGTAATTCTGACCAGAGCTTCAGCAGGCGTGATTAAAGGAAAAGCTGTATTCTGCCTGCCGGGGTCGCCAAATGCTGTGAAGCTTGCCCTTTCTAAAATTATCATTCCCGAAGCCGGGCATATTGTCAGGCATGTTAGAGAATAA
- a CDS encoding tryptophan--tRNA ligase yields the protein MDNKLDPWSSSNITDYSKLFEEFGISPFENILPEIPSPHKYMRRRIIFGHRDYEQIAEAMRTGAPFSVMDGFMPSGKVHLGHKMVMDQIVWHQEKGASAFVGIADREAFSVRGFSWQKCREIGVEEYILSLIALGFKPEGLIYFQSGCGSVKDLAFELGAKVNFSELSAIYGFSGETSLSHMLSVATQAADILQPQLEEFGGSKPVVVPVGPDQDPHLRLTRGLAGKMNMFRVEERETAEGGKYLSVRGKGAPREALQELKKRIPGKVKLYEEHIDVLQTPDYAFLERFVLQINQPERRNYFMTQIQEIATFANAAKPPEFSEYEKYFVFKRVWKTTGKILEEVVAEVAAEFDGYAFIPPASTYHRFMSGLQGGKMSSSIPDSHIALTDDPKEGAKKVKRAKTGGCITLEEQKKLGGKPDECSVFELMLFHLIEDDEELLEIREECIYGTRMCGSCKQLAAEKMQEFLKDHQEKRELAREQLDEYRIIYKK from the coding sequence ATGGATAATAAACTTGACCCGTGGAGTTCAAGCAATATCACTGACTACTCCAAGTTATTCGAAGAATTCGGGATTTCTCCTTTTGAAAATATACTTCCGGAAATTCCGTCCCCGCATAAGTACATGCGGCGGAGAATCATCTTCGGGCACCGTGATTATGAACAGATTGCAGAGGCCATGCGGACAGGTGCCCCATTTTCAGTTATGGACGGCTTTATGCCATCAGGAAAAGTCCATCTGGGGCACAAAATGGTAATGGACCAGATCGTCTGGCACCAGGAGAAGGGAGCTTCAGCCTTTGTCGGGATTGCGGACAGGGAAGCCTTTTCAGTGCGCGGCTTTTCCTGGCAGAAATGCAGGGAAATAGGGGTAGAAGAATATATATTGAGCCTCATTGCCCTCGGTTTCAAGCCTGAAGGTCTCATTTACTTCCAGTCGGGATGCGGAAGTGTTAAAGACCTGGCATTCGAACTGGGAGCAAAAGTCAATTTCTCGGAACTGAGCGCTATCTATGGCTTTTCAGGTGAAACAAGCCTCTCCCACATGCTCAGCGTAGCAACCCAGGCTGCAGACATCCTCCAGCCCCAGCTAGAGGAATTCGGAGGATCAAAACCCGTTGTTGTTCCCGTGGGCCCCGACCAGGACCCTCACCTCCGCCTTACAAGAGGACTCGCAGGCAAAATGAATATGTTCAGGGTAGAGGAAAGGGAAACAGCAGAAGGCGGAAAGTACCTCAGCGTCCGGGGAAAAGGAGCTCCCAGGGAAGCTTTACAGGAACTTAAAAAACGCATTCCAGGGAAAGTAAAACTCTATGAAGAACACATTGATGTGCTCCAGACTCCTGACTATGCATTCCTTGAAAGGTTTGTTTTACAGATAAACCAGCCTGAGAGAAGGAATTATTTCATGACCCAGATTCAGGAAATCGCCACATTTGCCAATGCGGCTAAACCACCTGAATTTTCGGAGTATGAAAAATACTTCGTTTTTAAAAGGGTCTGGAAAACCACAGGGAAAATCCTTGAAGAAGTCGTGGCAGAAGTTGCAGCTGAGTTCGATGGCTACGCTTTCATTCCTCCTGCATCAACTTACCACCGTTTCATGAGCGGGCTACAGGGAGGAAAGATGTCGAGCAGCATCCCTGACAGCCATATAGCCCTCACAGATGACCCTAAGGAAGGGGCAAAAAAGGTAAAGAGGGCAAAGACCGGAGGCTGCATAACCCTTGAAGAGCAGAAAAAACTGGGTGGGAAACCTGATGAATGTTCTGTCTTTGAACTGATGCTCTTCCACCTGATAGAAGATGATGAGGAACTGCTGGAAATCAGAGAGGAATGTATCTACGGAACCAGGATGTGCGGCTCATGCAAGCAGCTCGCAGCCGAAAAGATGCAGGAGTTCCTTAAAGATCACCAGGAGAAGAGGGAACTTGCAAGAGAACAGCTTGATGAATACAGAATCATCTATAAAAAATAA
- a CDS encoding SWIM zinc finger family protein, producing MAAYWDGYGYYEPIKPIEVKGGIKAKSKRGSFVQSWWAKRWIKTLESFNLGARLSRGKSYARKGQVTSIKIDTGLVRAKVQGSDPRPYSVTIKVRTLTGSEWDLLAEKLALKPIFAAKLLAGEMPEDIDSAFKEIGLSLFPETLDDLETDCSCPDWSNPCKHIAAVYYLLGEEFDRDPFLIFKLRGVDMDDFMSILGKGFVPETADRVAEAEALTERTDDKTGTVLEAEISPVSPEPLPLNPEAFWGRFPESTGEEKSPSFEAHIPQVQASFPKRLGKFPFWRGEEDLLEVLEEIYKEASPAGMMVFLGERK from the coding sequence ATGGCAGCTTACTGGGACGGCTATGGTTATTATGAGCCCATAAAACCAATTGAGGTCAAAGGAGGCATCAAGGCAAAGTCCAAACGTGGAAGTTTTGTCCAGAGCTGGTGGGCAAAACGCTGGATAAAAACCCTTGAAAGCTTTAATTTGGGAGCCAGGTTAAGCCGTGGAAAAAGTTATGCCCGTAAAGGTCAGGTAACCTCTATAAAAATAGATACAGGGCTTGTAAGGGCTAAAGTCCAGGGTTCAGACCCCAGACCCTATTCGGTAACGATCAAAGTTCGGACCCTTACAGGTTCCGAATGGGATCTCCTTGCAGAAAAACTTGCTCTGAAACCTATCTTTGCGGCAAAGCTCCTCGCAGGTGAGATGCCGGAAGACATCGACTCCGCATTTAAGGAAATAGGCCTCTCCCTCTTCCCTGAAACACTCGACGATCTTGAAACAGACTGCTCCTGCCCTGACTGGTCAAACCCCTGCAAGCACATTGCAGCCGTCTACTACCTGCTCGGGGAAGAATTCGATAGGGATCCCTTCCTTATTTTTAAGCTAAGGGGCGTGGACATGGATGATTTTATGTCCATTCTCGGAAAGGGATTTGTTCCGGAAACTGCGGATCGGGTAGCAGAAGCGGAGGCTCTTACAGAAAGGACTGATGATAAAACCGGAACAGTACTCGAAGCTGAAATCTCTCCTGTTTCTCCTGAACCTCTGCCCCTTAACCCTGAAGCTTTCTGGGGAAGGTTCCCTGAAAGTACTGGAGAGGAAAAAAGCCCCTCCTTTGAGGCTCATATCCCTCAGGTTCAAGCCTCCTTTCCAAAAAGGCTTGGAAAATTCCCTTTCTGGCGTGGCGAAGAAGATTTGCTTGAAGTGCTGGAGGAAATCTACAAAGAAGCTTCACCTGCAGGGATGATGGTTTTCCTTGGAGAACGTAAATGA
- the mntA gene encoding type VII toxin-antitoxin system MntA family adenylyltransferase antitoxin translates to MDKSSFLADISRILAGLKEVNTVYIFGSFLEKEDFNDIDVALLLSESLDSYKSLKFSLKVAGELERQIKPRFEFDVKILNNSPIELQFEVIKKGRVIFSRDESSRIDYESEVISTYLDLKYMYDLIDKEFLARV, encoded by the coding sequence ATGGATAAGAGTTCATTTCTGGCAGACATAAGCAGGATTTTAGCCGGATTGAAAGAAGTAAATACAGTCTATATCTTCGGGTCATTTCTTGAAAAAGAAGATTTCAATGATATCGATGTAGCTCTGCTCCTGTCTGAAAGCTTAGATTCTTATAAAAGCCTTAAATTCTCTTTAAAAGTAGCGGGTGAACTGGAAAGACAGATAAAGCCCAGATTTGAATTTGATGTAAAAATACTAAATAATTCCCCGATAGAGTTACAGTTTGAGGTCATCAAAAAAGGACGTGTTATCTTCTCCAGAGACGAATCCAGCAGGATAGATTACGAATCTGAGGTTATCTCGACTTATCTGGACCTGAAGTATATGTATGATTTGATTGATAAGGAATTCCTGGCGAGGGTCTAA
- a CDS encoding DUF1786 domain-containing protein → MRIIATDVGTGTQDILLFDSGKEVENSLIMVMPAPTQVVAERIHRVTKAGKALVLTGTIMGGGPSAWAVRKHLKAGLPAYATEAAALTIHDNLERVKAFGVQIVTEEEAKRLADSGEALKIVMQDFDLYAVSCALSNFEVRMPENYAVAVQDHGNAPDKSNRVYRFELLRELIEKGGKLEDFVYRPEEIPQAFTRMKAQADSLLKATADINTRAVFMDTGPAAVFGALTDPAAVQPSIVVNIGNGHTLGALVDENRITAVFEHHSSRMDPEKLQDYIIRLADGKLGFDEVFEDGGHGAYIKEVPGFGQVRSIMVTGPKRGMLEKLSSPEIRQEISKKLHFAAPFGSMMLSGCFGLLAGFLEKYPETSIKLINH, encoded by the coding sequence ATGCGTATAATTGCGACTGACGTAGGGACAGGTACGCAGGACATCCTGCTCTTTGATTCTGGAAAAGAGGTAGAAAACAGCCTTATAATGGTAATGCCTGCTCCCACACAGGTGGTTGCGGAAAGAATTCATAGAGTAACGAAAGCAGGAAAGGCGCTTGTGCTTACCGGAACCATAATGGGAGGGGGACCTTCGGCATGGGCGGTCCGCAAACACCTGAAAGCAGGGCTTCCCGCATATGCTACCGAAGCGGCTGCTCTGACCATCCACGATAATCTTGAGAGGGTGAAAGCTTTCGGAGTCCAGATTGTTACGGAAGAAGAGGCAAAAAGACTTGCAGATTCGGGAGAGGCTCTGAAAATTGTAATGCAGGACTTTGACCTGTATGCGGTTTCATGTGCACTTTCGAATTTTGAGGTCAGGATGCCGGAAAACTATGCTGTGGCAGTGCAGGACCACGGGAACGCTCCGGATAAGAGCAACAGGGTCTACAGATTTGAACTTTTAAGGGAACTCATCGAGAAGGGGGGAAAGCTAGAAGACTTTGTTTATAGGCCCGAAGAAATACCGCAGGCATTCACCCGCATGAAAGCCCAGGCAGATTCGCTTCTTAAAGCAACCGCAGACATTAATACGCGGGCAGTTTTTATGGACACAGGACCAGCAGCGGTATTTGGGGCCCTTACCGATCCGGCAGCAGTCCAGCCTTCTATTGTGGTAAATATAGGGAACGGGCATACTCTGGGGGCACTTGTGGATGAGAACAGGATCACGGCTGTTTTCGAGCACCACAGTTCCAGAATGGACCCGGAAAAGCTTCAGGACTACATTATCAGGCTTGCTGACGGGAAACTTGGTTTTGATGAAGTTTTTGAGGACGGAGGGCACGGTGCATATATAAAGGAAGTCCCCGGGTTTGGACAGGTTCGCTCGATAATGGTTACAGGTCCCAAAAGGGGGATGCTTGAAAAGCTTTCATCCCCGGAAATAAGGCAAGAAATCTCAAAGAAACTGCACTTTGCCGCACCTTTCGGAAGTATGATGCTTTCAGGCTGTTTTGGGCTTCTTGCGGGATTCCTTGAGAAATACCCGGAAACATCAATAAAACTTATAAACCACTAA